Proteins encoded by one window of Bradyrhizobium sp. B097:
- a CDS encoding FAD-dependent oxidoreductase: MKTNDVEILVIGAGIVGIATAYYLAVQHERSRLLIVDEGQPMALTSAQSGENYRNWWPHPTMADFTDHSTDLMEEIAHRSDNRIHMTRRGYLLVTREEKPEELLQQLYAGYGAQAAKLIRLHEGASRGYMPPHSADWQSAPDGVDVLRGRDLIQQHYPTFDREVATALHIRRAGDISGQQLGQYMLETMRPLGAQFQQAKVVGIVKTDRFTVDVLADGARQTIKADIIINAAGPFAADVAAMHGEQLPIVNVLQQKIAFADRNRAVDRKMPFAIDLDGQTLAWSDDEREALSTAPEFARLLAPMPGSIHCRPDGGDHGEWIKLGWAFNAEQTTAPVREPELNPYFPEVVLRAASRLQPRLTQYLGALPRDRVHYGGYYPMTKENWPLIGAAKTSGVFLATALSGYGTMGACAAGDLCARAVVGAPAPEFARSLSLARYDDKALMEQLAASESRGLL, from the coding sequence GTGAAGACCAATGACGTCGAAATCCTGGTGATCGGTGCCGGCATCGTCGGCATCGCCACGGCCTATTACCTCGCCGTCCAGCACGAGCGCTCGCGCCTGTTGATCGTCGACGAAGGCCAGCCGATGGCGCTGACCTCGGCGCAGTCCGGCGAGAATTACCGCAACTGGTGGCCGCACCCGACGATGGCCGATTTCACTGATCATTCCACCGACCTGATGGAGGAGATCGCGCACCGCAGCGACAACCGCATCCACATGACGCGGCGCGGATATCTTCTGGTCACGCGCGAGGAGAAACCTGAGGAATTGCTGCAGCAGCTCTACGCCGGCTATGGCGCGCAAGCTGCGAAGCTGATCCGCCTGCATGAAGGAGCGAGCCGCGGCTACATGCCGCCGCATTCCGCGGACTGGCAGAGCGCACCTGACGGTGTCGATGTCTTGCGCGGCCGCGATCTGATTCAGCAGCATTACCCGACCTTCGATCGGGAAGTCGCGACCGCGCTTCATATCCGCAGGGCAGGCGACATCAGCGGCCAGCAGCTCGGCCAGTACATGCTGGAGACGATGCGACCGCTCGGCGCGCAGTTTCAGCAAGCGAAGGTGGTCGGCATCGTAAAGACCGATCGCTTCACCGTCGATGTGCTGGCCGATGGCGCGCGACAGACCATCAAGGCCGACATCATTATCAATGCCGCGGGGCCTTTTGCCGCGGATGTCGCGGCGATGCATGGCGAGCAGCTTCCGATCGTCAATGTGCTGCAGCAGAAGATTGCCTTCGCCGATCGCAACCGCGCGGTCGATCGCAAAATGCCGTTTGCGATCGATCTCGACGGCCAGACGCTGGCGTGGTCCGACGACGAGCGCGAGGCGCTGTCAACGGCGCCGGAATTCGCGCGGCTGCTGGCGCCGATGCCGGGCAGCATCCATTGCCGGCCCGACGGCGGCGACCACGGCGAGTGGATCAAGCTCGGCTGGGCCTTCAATGCCGAGCAGACCACGGCGCCAGTGCGCGAGCCGGAGCTGAATCCGTATTTCCCCGAAGTCGTGCTGCGCGCGGCGAGCCGGCTGCAGCCGCGCCTCACGCAGTATCTCGGCGCGCTGCCGCGCGACCGCGTGCACTATGGCGGCTACTACCCGATGACGAAGGAAAACTGGCCGTTGATCGGCGCGGCGAAGACGTCAGGCGTGTTCCTCGCCACCGCGCTGTCGGGCTATGGCACGATGGGCGCCTGCGCCGCCGGCGATCTCTGCGCCCGCGCCGTGGTCGGCGCGCCGGCACCCGAATTCGCCCGCAGCCTCTCGCTCGCGCGCTATGACGACAAGGCGCTGATGGAGCAGCTCGCTGCGAGCGAAAGCAGGGGGCTGCTGTAG
- a CDS encoding GntR family transcriptional regulator, whose translation MEPETAASHRGAGPHGSAPDAVREALRAAISSGELAPGLQLRQDELAARFGTSRIPVREALRQLEAEGFVTFLPNRGAVVSDLSIDEVIELLEIRIALECHALRLAIPAMGEIDLEAATKILRAYDAEPDPAQWGAFNWKFHATLYAPCNRPRLLSMIEANYGHVGRFTRALVSQATGKERPQREHYRLLEFCRDGEVKKAVRLLRDHIEETQKTLRSAQRQAVRDASPERPA comes from the coding sequence ATGGAACCAGAGACCGCCGCCAGCCATCGAGGGGCCGGACCTCACGGTTCCGCGCCGGACGCAGTGCGCGAGGCGCTGCGGGCCGCGATCAGCTCGGGCGAGCTCGCGCCCGGACTACAGCTCCGCCAGGACGAGCTTGCTGCCCGGTTCGGCACCAGCCGCATCCCGGTGCGCGAGGCGCTGCGCCAGCTCGAGGCCGAGGGTTTTGTGACCTTCCTGCCCAATCGCGGCGCTGTCGTCTCCGACCTGTCGATCGATGAGGTGATCGAGCTGCTCGAGATCCGCATCGCACTCGAATGCCACGCGTTGCGATTAGCGATTCCCGCCATGGGTGAGATCGATCTCGAGGCGGCGACGAAAATCCTTCGTGCCTACGACGCCGAGCCTGATCCGGCGCAATGGGGCGCCTTCAACTGGAAATTCCACGCCACGCTCTACGCGCCGTGCAACCGACCGCGCCTGCTCAGCATGATCGAGGCGAATTACGGCCACGTCGGCCGCTTCACGCGGGCGCTGGTGTCGCAGGCGACCGGCAAGGAGCGTCCGCAACGCGAGCACTACCGGCTGCTCGAATTCTGCCGCGACGGCGAGGTCAAGAAGGCCGTCCGCCTGTTGCGCGATCACATCGAGGAGACGCAGAAGACGCTGCGCTCGGCGCAGCGCCAGGCGGTGCGCGATGCGAGCCCCGAACGCCCCGCCTGA
- a CDS encoding amino acid ABC transporter substrate-binding protein — protein sequence MNKAFKRLIYLAFLATTASVPAQAQSPGGTLAKIRDIGEIRLGHRDVSVPFSYLDDNQKPVGFAMDLCARIVEAVKSELKLPALQTKLQPIQLSTQIPLIENGTIDIVCGPATNTLERQKVVAFSTTIFVSSIRAVVQKDAPIKSFEDLGGRPVSLTSGSTSIGLLSARAQAKNFQTKNILTPDHAASFLALTTGRSDAFVMDDILLASLIAGSPNPSDWRIIDDSLRTEPYGLIIRKGDPEFKALVDRTLAAMMKNNEFQELYAKWFTRPIPPKNVNLNFPMTAPLKDAVANPNDKGV from the coding sequence ATGAACAAAGCATTCAAGCGATTGATCTACCTGGCCTTTCTTGCGACGACGGCATCCGTCCCGGCGCAGGCCCAATCGCCCGGCGGCACGCTGGCCAAGATCCGCGACATCGGCGAGATCCGGCTTGGGCATCGCGACGTCTCGGTCCCGTTCTCCTATCTCGACGACAACCAGAAGCCGGTCGGCTTCGCGATGGACCTCTGCGCGCGGATCGTCGAGGCGGTGAAGAGCGAGCTCAAGCTGCCGGCGCTGCAGACCAAACTGCAGCCGATCCAGCTCTCCACCCAGATACCGCTGATCGAGAACGGCACCATCGACATTGTCTGCGGTCCCGCCACCAACACGCTGGAGCGGCAGAAAGTCGTCGCCTTCAGCACCACGATCTTCGTGTCGAGCATCCGCGCGGTGGTGCAGAAGGACGCGCCGATCAAGTCCTTCGAGGATCTCGGCGGAAGGCCGGTCTCGCTGACCTCGGGATCGACCTCGATCGGCCTATTGAGCGCGCGCGCCCAGGCGAAGAACTTTCAGACCAAGAACATCCTGACCCCGGATCATGCCGCCTCGTTCCTCGCGCTGACCACCGGGCGCAGCGACGCCTTCGTCATGGACGACATCCTGCTCGCCAGCCTGATCGCGGGCAGCCCCAATCCGTCCGACTGGCGCATCATCGACGACAGCCTGCGCACCGAACCGTACGGGCTGATCATCCGCAAGGGCGATCCTGAGTTCAAGGCGCTGGTCGACCGGACGCTGGCTGCCATGATGAAGAACAACGAATTCCAGGAGCTTTACGCAAAATGGTTCACGCGGCCGATTCCGCCGAAGAACGTGAACCTGAATTTCCCGATGACGGCGCCGCTGAAGGACGCCGTCGCCAACCCGAACGACAAGGGCGTGTGA
- a CDS encoding TonB-dependent siderophore receptor codes for MPYIGGQVARGGQLGLLGNKDYMDTPYSLTSYTEKTIRDQQATSVAEVLTNSDPSVRAAIGSSNRYDALTIRGFRVENSEIALNGLYGLVPAYRVNPAPIERIELLKGPGAFLNGMAPQGSIGGTVNVVTKRAAEDLTRLTAGYISDGRFGTELDLARRYGEQKEWGVRFNGGIDGGNTSIDRQSTRNGVGSLGVDYHGERFRWSADIISQDDWMKAAQRGYTPLPGIVMPKAPDPRINLAQPFDSARSQSLTGLTRAEYDLSNSVTVFGAIGANQFRYDKQEDPGATILNTAGDALGTSRFQTGKSEGVSGEAGVRARFDTGPVGHEVVVSGSALDRTDWLGQTNYATYLTNIYRPTLLATAGTPVSTFPEGKSDFLGLRSVGVADTITTMGGMLQVIVGARQQQVIASSFNPVSGLETTHYDDSATSPSIALVVRPIKQLSLYANYIEGLTPGPTPPSGAANTNAVFAPFKTRQAEVGTKLDLGGFGASLSAFQISLPSGVIDPVTKIYSLDGQQRNRGVELNTFGEVAPGVRVLGGVTWLDARLTQTQGHLYDGNRAIGAPDLQGNLGVEWDTPFVPGLTATARAIYTSRAYVSADNFQSVPAWATFDIGARYATRLAGRPTTFRASLTNLFDKHYWIGNPTGYVISGMPRTLWLSMTVDF; via the coding sequence GTGCCCTATATCGGCGGCCAGGTCGCGCGCGGCGGACAACTCGGGCTGCTCGGCAACAAGGACTATATGGATACGCCGTACAGCCTGACGAGCTACACGGAGAAGACGATCCGCGATCAGCAGGCAACCAGCGTTGCGGAAGTGCTGACGAATTCCGATCCGTCGGTGCGCGCTGCGATCGGCAGCAGCAACCGTTACGACGCGCTGACCATCCGCGGCTTCCGGGTCGAGAACAGCGAAATCGCCTTGAACGGACTTTACGGCCTCGTTCCGGCCTATCGCGTCAACCCGGCGCCCATCGAACGTATTGAGCTGCTCAAGGGACCGGGTGCCTTCCTCAACGGGATGGCCCCGCAAGGCAGCATCGGCGGCACGGTCAATGTCGTGACCAAGCGGGCGGCGGAAGACCTCACGCGCCTGACCGCGGGCTACATTTCGGATGGACGTTTCGGAACGGAGCTCGACCTCGCCCGCCGCTATGGCGAACAGAAGGAGTGGGGCGTTCGCTTCAACGGCGGGATCGATGGCGGCAACACCTCGATCGACCGGCAATCCACGCGCAACGGCGTTGGTTCGCTCGGCGTCGACTATCATGGCGAACGCTTTCGCTGGTCCGCGGACATTATCTCCCAGGACGACTGGATGAAGGCCGCCCAGCGTGGCTACACGCCGCTGCCCGGCATCGTCATGCCGAAGGCTCCCGATCCGCGCATCAATCTCGCACAGCCGTTTGACAGTGCGCGCTCGCAGAGCCTGACCGGCTTGACCAGGGCCGAATACGATCTCAGCAACAGCGTCACCGTGTTTGGCGCGATCGGCGCCAACCAGTTCCGCTACGACAAGCAGGAAGATCCCGGCGCGACGATTCTCAACACCGCGGGCGATGCCCTGGGCACGTCTCGATTCCAGACCGGCAAGTCGGAGGGCGTCTCCGGCGAGGCGGGCGTCCGTGCGCGTTTCGACACGGGACCCGTCGGCCACGAGGTCGTCGTCAGCGGCAGTGCGCTCGACCGGACCGATTGGCTCGGCCAGACCAACTACGCGACCTACCTGACCAATATCTACCGACCGACCTTGTTGGCGACCGCCGGCACCCCGGTATCGACCTTCCCGGAGGGCAAGTCGGACTTCCTCGGGCTGCGCAGTGTCGGCGTTGCCGATACCATCACGACCATGGGGGGCATGTTGCAGGTGATCGTGGGCGCGCGCCAACAGCAGGTGATCGCGAGCAGCTTCAATCCCGTCAGCGGGCTGGAAACGACGCACTACGACGACAGCGCAACGTCGCCTTCGATCGCGCTGGTGGTGCGGCCGATCAAGCAGCTCTCGCTCTATGCCAACTACATCGAAGGCCTGACGCCGGGGCCGACGCCGCCTTCGGGCGCGGCGAATACCAATGCGGTGTTCGCACCCTTCAAGACACGGCAGGCCGAAGTCGGCACGAAGCTCGATCTTGGGGGCTTCGGCGCGAGCCTTTCGGCATTCCAGATCAGCCTGCCGAGCGGTGTGATCGATCCCGTCACCAAGATCTACAGCCTCGATGGCCAACAGAGAAACCGCGGTGTTGAGCTCAATACCTTTGGCGAGGTCGCGCCCGGCGTCCGCGTCCTCGGTGGCGTGACCTGGCTCGATGCCCGGCTCACCCAGACGCAAGGCCACCTCTACGACGGCAATCGGGCGATCGGCGCGCCCGACCTGCAGGGCAATCTGGGTGTCGAATGGGATACGCCCTTCGTGCCGGGCCTCACCGCGACGGCGCGCGCCATCTACACCAGCCGGGCCTATGTCAGCGCCGATAATTTCCAGAGCGTCCCCGCCTGGGCGACCTTCGATATCGGTGCGCGCTACGCGACGAGGCTCGCGGGGCGGCCGACCACGTTCAGGGCGTCACTGACCAATCTGTTCGACAAGCACTACTGGATCGGCAATCCAACCGGCTACGTGATCAGCGGCATGCCGCGGACGCTGTGGCTCTCGATGACGGTCGACTTCTAA
- a CDS encoding NAD-dependent succinate-semialdehyde dehydrogenase gives MTPPVAARATQAAASSLQSRLKDPSLLRDRCYIDGAWVGTPEFAVNNPATGVELIRIPQLGADDTTRAVEAAQRAFPAWAKLTAKQRSNILRKWFDLIIANREDLALILTSEQGKPLAEALGEVDIGAAYVEFFAEEARRVYGETIPTQRPDARLLAIRQPIGVCGAITPWNFPNSMITRKVSPALAAGCTVVLKPANETPLSALALAVLAEKAGVPKGVLNIVTGDAPPIGKVLCEHPAVRFVGFTGSTNVGKILYRQASVGVKKLGLELGGNAPFVVFDDADIDAAVEGAMVSKYRNMGQTCVCANRLYAQDKIYDQFVEKLSKKVAEMKIGDGTEAGVTQGPLINMKAIEKVERHIADAVKGGAKVVTGGKRSALGRSFFEPTVLSDVRPDALVAQEETFGPLAPVIRFKDEADVIAMCNASPFGLASYFYSRDIGRVWRVAEALESGMVGVNSGLITTEVAPFGGVKESGLGREGSRHGMDEYVEIKYVMMAGV, from the coding sequence ATGACCCCGCCCGTTGCCGCACGCGCCACGCAAGCCGCAGCATCCTCTCTGCAAAGCCGCCTGAAGGACCCGTCGCTGCTGCGCGACCGCTGCTACATCGACGGCGCCTGGGTCGGCACCCCGGAATTTGCCGTCAACAATCCCGCGACCGGCGTCGAGCTGATCAGGATTCCGCAACTGGGCGCTGACGATACCACCAGGGCCGTCGAGGCCGCCCAGCGCGCGTTTCCGGCCTGGGCCAAGCTGACCGCCAAGCAGCGCTCCAACATCCTGCGTAAATGGTTCGACCTGATCATCGCCAATCGCGAGGACCTCGCGCTGATCCTGACCTCCGAGCAGGGCAAGCCGCTGGCTGAGGCGCTCGGCGAAGTCGATATCGGCGCGGCCTATGTCGAATTCTTCGCGGAGGAAGCGCGCCGCGTCTATGGCGAGACGATCCCGACCCAGCGTCCGGATGCCCGCCTGCTCGCGATCCGGCAGCCGATCGGCGTCTGCGGCGCCATCACGCCGTGGAATTTCCCGAACTCGATGATCACGCGAAAAGTCTCGCCTGCGCTGGCCGCCGGCTGCACCGTCGTGTTGAAGCCCGCCAACGAGACGCCGCTCTCGGCACTCGCGCTCGCGGTGCTGGCCGAAAAGGCTGGCGTGCCAAAGGGTGTGCTCAACATCGTCACCGGCGATGCGCCGCCGATCGGCAAGGTGCTGTGCGAGCATCCGGCGGTGCGGTTCGTCGGCTTCACCGGTTCGACCAATGTCGGCAAGATCCTGTACCGGCAAGCATCGGTTGGCGTGAAGAAGCTCGGCCTCGAGCTCGGCGGCAACGCGCCCTTCGTGGTGTTCGACGATGCCGACATCGATGCGGCGGTCGAAGGCGCCATGGTCTCGAAGTATCGCAACATGGGCCAGACCTGCGTCTGCGCCAACCGTCTCTACGCGCAGGACAAGATCTACGACCAGTTCGTCGAGAAGTTGTCGAAGAAGGTCGCCGAGATGAAGATCGGCGACGGCACCGAGGCCGGCGTGACTCAGGGACCGCTGATCAACATGAAGGCGATCGAAAAGGTCGAGCGGCACATCGCGGATGCGGTGAAGGGCGGCGCCAAGGTCGTGACCGGCGGCAAGCGCTCGGCGCTAGGCCGCAGCTTCTTCGAGCCGACCGTGCTGTCGGACGTGAGACCCGACGCGCTCGTTGCGCAGGAGGAAACCTTCGGCCCGCTCGCGCCGGTGATCCGCTTCAAGGACGAAGCCGATGTGATCGCGATGTGCAACGCCTCGCCGTTCGGCCTCGCCTCCTACTTCTATTCGCGTGACATCGGCCGCGTCTGGCGTGTCGCCGAGGCGCTGGAGTCGGGCATGGTCGGCGTCAACTCCGGCCTGATCACGACCGAGGTCGCACCGTTCGGCGGCGTCAAGGAATCGGGCCTCGGCCGCGAAGGTTCGCGCCACGGCATGGATGAATATGTCGAGATCAAATACGTGATGATGGCCGGCGTCTGA
- a CDS encoding serine hydrolase domain-containing protein encodes MQSKAQIDQVLRQKSEAKEIPGVVAIAATGKDVIYEGAFGKRDLSKSDPMTADSVFWIASMTKAVTCAGAMQLVEQGKLSLDEPIGKLLPDLAAVQVLDGFDAKGEPKLRPAKGPITLRKLMTHTAGFCYDLWNADMGKYMEKTGTPGIISCSNAALKTPLASDPGTRWEYGINIDFVGKAVEAASGKKLDAYLRDNMFAPLGMSDTGFKISDDMRKRLVGMHARGEDGALAAIPFELEQNPEFHMGGGGLYSTAADYLKFCQMILNKGKGNGNQVLKAETVATMGQNHIGDLTVGKMTSAAPPFTNDVDLWPDIVKKWGLSFLINTAKTPEGRSAGSLAWAGLANTYYWIDPSRDVCGVILTQLLPFADKHSLEAFAGFEKGIYAGLDAGSGQRAA; translated from the coding sequence ATGCAGAGCAAGGCTCAGATCGATCAGGTATTGCGGCAGAAGAGCGAGGCAAAGGAGATTCCCGGCGTGGTCGCCATCGCGGCCACCGGCAAGGACGTGATCTACGAGGGCGCGTTCGGCAAGCGCGACCTTTCCAAGAGCGATCCGATGACAGCCGACAGCGTGTTCTGGATCGCCTCGATGACCAAGGCGGTGACCTGCGCGGGCGCGATGCAGCTCGTCGAGCAGGGCAAGCTCTCGCTCGATGAGCCGATCGGCAAGCTGCTGCCCGATCTCGCCGCCGTGCAGGTGCTCGACGGCTTCGATGCCAAGGGCGAGCCGAAGCTGCGGCCTGCCAAGGGGCCGATCACACTGCGCAAGCTCATGACCCATACTGCCGGCTTCTGCTACGACCTGTGGAACGCCGACATGGGGAAATATATGGAGAAGACCGGTACGCCCGGGATCATCTCCTGCTCGAATGCCGCACTGAAGACGCCGCTGGCGAGCGATCCCGGCACGCGCTGGGAATACGGTATCAATATCGACTTCGTCGGCAAGGCGGTGGAGGCAGCATCCGGCAAGAAGCTCGACGCCTATCTGCGCGACAACATGTTCGCGCCGCTCGGCATGAGCGACACCGGCTTCAAGATCTCGGACGACATGCGCAAGCGGCTGGTCGGCATGCATGCGCGCGGCGAGGACGGAGCGCTTGCGGCGATCCCGTTCGAGCTCGAGCAGAACCCTGAATTCCACATGGGTGGCGGCGGACTCTATTCGACCGCGGCCGACTACCTCAAGTTCTGCCAGATGATCCTCAACAAAGGCAAAGGCAACGGCAATCAGGTGCTGAAGGCCGAGACCGTCGCGACGATGGGGCAGAACCACATCGGCGATCTCACCGTCGGCAAGATGACATCAGCGGCGCCGCCGTTCACCAACGACGTCGATCTCTGGCCCGACATCGTCAAGAAGTGGGGCCTGAGCTTCCTGATCAACACCGCCAAGACGCCGGAAGGCCGCAGCGCCGGCAGCCTCGCCTGGGCGGGCCTCGCCAACACCTATTACTGGATCGATCCGTCGCGCGACGTCTGCGGCGTGATCCTGACCCAGCTGCTGCCGTTCGCCGACAAGCACAGCCTGGAGGCCTTCGCGGGCTTCGAGAAGGGCATCTATGCCGGGCTCGACGCCGGCAGCGGACAAAGGGCGGCCTGA
- a CDS encoding AMP-binding protein, with product MAPAPKTDSYVCGISDTPLLGETIGRSLDRARARWGDREALVSPSHNVRWTWNEFAARVEALAAGFLALGLQRGERIGIWSLNRPEWTLTQFAAAKAGLILVTINPAYRLSELEFALGKVGCAAIVTATAFKTSAYMEMLNTLLPELAGSEPGHLRSARLPQLRAVIQIGGPAAPGTIPFEQVSKMGGERHREQLAALGDSLQFDDPVNIQFTSGTTGSPKGVTLTHHNILNNGYFTGRAMRLTEQDRICIPVPLYHCFGMVMGNLASVTLGTTMVYPGEGFDPLATLATIAQEKCTTLYGVPTMFIAELDHPEFKRFDLSSLRTGIMAGAPCPIEVMKRVNTEMNMREVTIAYGMTETSPVSFQSATDDPLERRVSTVGRIHPHVEVKVVDLDGKVVPRGERGELCTRGYSVMSGYWDEKEKTGEVLDANGWMHTGDLAVIDDEGYCNIVGRIKDLVIRGGENLYPREIEEFLYRHPKIQDVQIFGVADARYGEELCAWVRVRQGETLTADEVRAFCQGQIAHNKIPRYVEFVEEFPMTVTGKIQKFVMRDAVEQRLGLKAAKTA from the coding sequence TTGGCACCCGCACCCAAGACAGACAGCTATGTCTGCGGCATTTCCGATACGCCGCTGCTCGGTGAAACCATCGGCCGCAGCCTCGATCGCGCCCGCGCGCGCTGGGGCGATCGCGAGGCGCTGGTCTCGCCGAGCCACAATGTGCGCTGGACCTGGAACGAATTCGCCGCCCGCGTCGAGGCGCTCGCGGCCGGCTTCCTCGCGCTCGGGCTGCAACGCGGCGAGCGGATCGGCATCTGGTCGCTGAACCGGCCGGAATGGACGCTGACGCAATTCGCCGCCGCGAAAGCCGGCCTGATCCTCGTCACCATCAATCCGGCCTACCGGCTCAGCGAACTCGAATTCGCACTCGGCAAGGTCGGCTGCGCCGCGATCGTGACCGCGACCGCGTTCAAGACCTCGGCCTATATGGAGATGCTGAACACGCTGCTGCCCGAGCTTGCGGGCTCCGAGCCCGGCCATCTGCGCTCGGCGCGGCTGCCGCAGCTGCGCGCCGTGATCCAGATCGGCGGACCGGCGGCACCAGGCACGATTCCGTTCGAGCAGGTGTCGAAGATGGGCGGGGAGCGCCATCGCGAGCAGCTTGCGGCGCTCGGCGACAGCCTGCAGTTCGACGATCCGGTCAATATTCAGTTCACCAGCGGCACCACCGGCTCGCCCAAGGGCGTGACGCTGACCCATCACAACATCCTCAACAACGGCTATTTCACCGGCCGCGCCATGCGCCTGACCGAGCAGGACCGCATCTGCATTCCGGTGCCGCTCTATCACTGCTTCGGCATGGTGATGGGCAATCTCGCATCGGTCACGCTCGGCACCACCATGGTGTATCCCGGCGAAGGTTTTGATCCGCTGGCGACGCTTGCGACGATCGCGCAGGAGAAATGCACGACGCTGTACGGCGTGCCGACGATGTTCATCGCCGAGCTCGACCATCCGGAGTTCAAGCGCTTCGATCTGTCGTCGCTGCGCACCGGCATCATGGCCGGCGCGCCCTGCCCGATCGAGGTCATGAAGCGCGTCAACACCGAGATGAACATGCGCGAGGTGACGATCGCCTACGGCATGACCGAAACCAGCCCGGTGAGCTTCCAGAGCGCGACCGACGATCCCCTGGAGCGCCGCGTCTCCACCGTCGGCCGCATCCATCCGCATGTCGAGGTCAAGGTCGTCGATCTCGACGGCAAGGTGGTGCCGCGCGGCGAACGCGGCGAGCTCTGCACCCGCGGCTACAGCGTGATGTCAGGCTATTGGGACGAAAAGGAAAAGACAGGCGAGGTGCTCGACGCCAATGGCTGGATGCACACCGGCGATCTCGCCGTGATCGACGACGAGGGCTACTGCAACATCGTCGGCCGCATCAAGGACCTGGTGATCCGCGGCGGCGAGAACCTCTATCCAAGGGAGATCGAGGAATTCCTCTACCGCCATCCCAAGATCCAGGACGTGCAGATCTTCGGCGTCGCCGACGCGCGCTATGGCGAGGAGCTGTGTGCCTGGGTCAGGGTCCGACAGGGCGAGACATTGACCGCCGACGAGGTCCGCGCCTTCTGCCAGGGCCAGATCGCCCACAACAAGATCCCGCGTTATGTCGAATTCGTCGAGGAATTCCCGATGACGGTGACGGGGAAGATCCAGAAATTCGTGATGCGCGATGCGGTCGAGCAGCGGCTGGGATTGAAGGCTGCGAAGACCGCGTGA
- a CDS encoding adenosine kinase — MADAKYDVLGIGNAIFDMLVQTDEAFLARHGMTKGSMQLIDEARATAIYSDMGVATEVSGGSAANTIVGVGNLGARAAYVGKVKDDQIGKLYAHDIRAAGVAFDTAPAKTGPATGCCYILVTPDGERTMNTYLGAAQDLTPDDIDPAQIEAASIIYLEGYLWDPKNAKDAFVKAADIAHGAGRQVALTLSDSFCVDRYRDEFLALMRKGTVDFVFSNESELHSLYQTSDFDTALKQFGKDTKLGVVTRSEKGCVVTSGDAVVSAPASPIDKLVDTTGAGDLFAAGFLVGLVRNVGHENAGRLGALAAAEVIQHIGARPLVSLKDLAKAKGLLV; from the coding sequence ATGGCTGACGCAAAATATGACGTTCTCGGGATCGGCAACGCGATCTTCGACATGCTGGTGCAGACCGACGAGGCATTCCTTGCCCGTCACGGCATGACCAAGGGCTCGATGCAGCTGATCGACGAGGCGCGCGCCACCGCGATCTACAGCGACATGGGGGTGGCGACCGAGGTGTCGGGCGGCTCGGCTGCCAACACCATCGTCGGCGTCGGCAATCTCGGCGCCCGCGCCGCCTATGTCGGCAAGGTCAAGGACGACCAGATCGGCAAGCTCTACGCCCACGACATCCGCGCCGCCGGCGTGGCCTTCGACACCGCGCCGGCCAAGACCGGCCCGGCCACCGGCTGCTGCTACATCCTGGTGACGCCGGACGGCGAGCGCACCATGAACACCTATCTCGGCGCCGCGCAGGACCTGACGCCCGACGACATCGATCCGGCCCAGATCGAAGCGGCGAGCATCATCTATCTCGAGGGCTATCTCTGGGATCCAAAGAACGCCAAGGACGCCTTCGTGAAGGCGGCCGATATCGCGCATGGCGCGGGCCGCCAGGTCGCGCTGACGCTGTCGGATTCGTTCTGTGTCGATCGCTACCGCGACGAATTCCTCGCTTTGATGCGCAAGGGCACGGTCGACTTCGTTTTCTCCAACGAGTCCGAACTGCATTCGCTGTACCAGACCTCGGATTTCGACACCGCGCTGAAGCAGTTCGGCAAGGACACCAAGCTCGGTGTCGTCACCCGCAGCGAGAAGGGCTGCGTGGTGACCTCAGGCGATGCCGTCGTATCGGCGCCCGCCTCTCCGATCGACAAGCTCGTCGACACGACAGGCGCCGGCGACCTGTTCGCCGCCGGCTTCCTGGTCGGGCTCGTGCGCAATGTGGGCCATGAGAACGCCGGCCGCCTCGGCGCGCTCGCCGCCGCCGAAGTGATCCAGCACATCGGCGCCCGGCCGCTGGTGTCGCTGAAGGATCTGGCGAAGGCGAAGGGGCTGCTGGTTTAA